A single genomic interval of Camelina sativa cultivar DH55 chromosome 11, Cs, whole genome shotgun sequence harbors:
- the LOC104723719 gene encoding uncharacterized protein LOC104723719 isoform X1, giving the protein MVLLEKIASLLQKNLVYIVYGAAVCYLSLIYFINDLQYYSSFVITLFSQKKINRDASINYQVEREFKKLVAYRLKGMINHAKREGEKPDWILSDYWTIIHAHWTTAKAKAMSEKACASRMSDHNGLGPHSHPVGSCSYVKVQAALEAHNEDYFYIVVMKKTHKKHDGTYVDQRARLVAETYEKHVQERLEQLESSGEENVTAENLDKDEKKRFISSSRLLDHLNNVISLDLEHLVRFCHL; this is encoded by the exons ATGGTACTTTTGGAGAAAATTGCCTCCCTTCTACAAAAGAATCTGGTTTACATTGTTTATGGTGCTGCTGTGTGTTATCTTTCATTAATCTATTTCATAAATGATTTACAATATTACTCATCATTTGTAATTACTTTGTTTTCTCAGAAAAAGATTAACCGGGATGCTTCTATCAACTATCAAGTTGAACGAGAGTTTAAAAAGCTTGTTGCATATCGCCTCAAAGGAATGATAAACCATGCTAAGAGGGAAGGAGAAAAACCAGATTGGATTTTGTCTGATTATTGGACGATTATACATGCACATTGGAcaacagcaaaagcaaaagcaatgaGTGAGAAGGCTTGTGCTTCTCGAATGTCTGATCACAATGGTTTAGGCCCACATTCTCATCCAGTAGGTTCATGTTCGTATGTCAAAGTTCAAGCTGCTTTG gAAGCACACAACGAAGATTACTTCTATATTGTTGTGATGAAGAAAACACATAAGAAGCATGACGGAACCTATGTTGATCAACGAGCACGATTGGTTGCAGAAACTTATGAAAAGCATGTACAAGAACGCTTGGAACAACTTGAATCTTCTGGTGAAGAGAATGTGACAGCTGAAAATCTTgacaaagatgaaaaaaaaagatttatatcAAG TTCTAGGCTGCTGGATCATCTAAACAATGTCATATCTTTGGACTTGGAGCACTTAGTGAGGTTTTGCCATCTGTAG
- the LOC104723719 gene encoding uncharacterized protein LOC104723719 isoform X2: MFKYHTQVSIGDRKVIQSCFKGPWYFWRKLPPFYKRIWFTLFMKKINRDASINYQVEREFKKLVAYRLKGMINHAKREGEKPDWILSDYWTIIHAHWTTAKAKAMSEKACASRMSDHNGLGPHSHPVGSCSYVKVQAALEAHNEDYFYIVVMKKTHKKHDGTYVDQRARLVAETYEKHVQERLEQLESSGEENVTAENLDKDEKKRFISSSRLLDHLNNVISLDLEHLVRFCHL; the protein is encoded by the exons ATGTTTAAATACCACACCCAAGTATCAATTGGTGACCGAAAGGTCATTCAAAGTTGTTTTAAGGGACCATGGTACTTTTGGAGAAAATTGCCTCCCTTCTACAAAAGAATCTGGTTTACATTGTTTATG AAAAAGATTAACCGGGATGCTTCTATCAACTATCAAGTTGAACGAGAGTTTAAAAAGCTTGTTGCATATCGCCTCAAAGGAATGATAAACCATGCTAAGAGGGAAGGAGAAAAACCAGATTGGATTTTGTCTGATTATTGGACGATTATACATGCACATTGGAcaacagcaaaagcaaaagcaatgaGTGAGAAGGCTTGTGCTTCTCGAATGTCTGATCACAATGGTTTAGGCCCACATTCTCATCCAGTAGGTTCATGTTCGTATGTCAAAGTTCAAGCTGCTTTG gAAGCACACAACGAAGATTACTTCTATATTGTTGTGATGAAGAAAACACATAAGAAGCATGACGGAACCTATGTTGATCAACGAGCACGATTGGTTGCAGAAACTTATGAAAAGCATGTACAAGAACGCTTGGAACAACTTGAATCTTCTGGTGAAGAGAATGTGACAGCTGAAAATCTTgacaaagatgaaaaaaaaagatttatatcAAG TTCTAGGCTGCTGGATCATCTAAACAATGTCATATCTTTGGACTTGGAGCACTTAGTGAGGTTTTGCCATCTGTAG
- the LOC104723719 gene encoding uncharacterized protein LOC104723719 isoform X3, which translates to MVLLEKIASLLQKNLVYIVYGAAVCYLSLIYFINDLQYYSSFVITLFSQKKINRDASINYQVEREFKKLVAYRLKGMINHAKREGEKPDWILSDYWTIIHAHWTTAKAKAMSEKACASRMSDHNGLGPHSHPVGSCSYVKVQAALEAHNEDYFYIVVMKKTHKKHDGTYVDQRARLVAETYEKHVQERLEQLESSGEENVTAENLDKDEKKRFISRCFFKCTTIW; encoded by the exons ATGGTACTTTTGGAGAAAATTGCCTCCCTTCTACAAAAGAATCTGGTTTACATTGTTTATGGTGCTGCTGTGTGTTATCTTTCATTAATCTATTTCATAAATGATTTACAATATTACTCATCATTTGTAATTACTTTGTTTTCTCAGAAAAAGATTAACCGGGATGCTTCTATCAACTATCAAGTTGAACGAGAGTTTAAAAAGCTTGTTGCATATCGCCTCAAAGGAATGATAAACCATGCTAAGAGGGAAGGAGAAAAACCAGATTGGATTTTGTCTGATTATTGGACGATTATACATGCACATTGGAcaacagcaaaagcaaaagcaatgaGTGAGAAGGCTTGTGCTTCTCGAATGTCTGATCACAATGGTTTAGGCCCACATTCTCATCCAGTAGGTTCATGTTCGTATGTCAAAGTTCAAGCTGCTTTG gAAGCACACAACGAAGATTACTTCTATATTGTTGTGATGAAGAAAACACATAAGAAGCATGACGGAACCTATGTTGATCAACGAGCACGATTGGTTGCAGAAACTTATGAAAAGCATGTACAAGAACGCTTGGAACAACTTGAATCTTCTGGTGAAGAGAATGTGACAGCTGAAAATCTTgacaaagatgaaaaaaaaagatttatatcAAG GTGCTTCTTCAAGTGTACCACAATCTGGTGA
- the LOC104723718 gene encoding early light-induced protein 2, chloroplastic-like, protein MATASFNMQSVLAAPSGGLISRNIRNTNQLFFKRNAPVGVKCMAQGDPIKEDPSVPLTSTSAAQPQMPPSPPPPVSKPKVSTKFGDLLAFSGPAPERINGRLAMVGFVAAIAVELSKGENVFAQISDGGVGWFLGTTALLTLASMVPLFKGIRAEAKSKGIMTSDAELWNGRFAMLGLVALAFTEYVTGGTLV, encoded by the exons ATGGCAACGGCGTCGTTCAACATGCAGTCAGTGCTCGCCGCTCCTTCCGGTGGATTGATTTCACGCAACATCAGAAACACAAACCAACTCTTCTTCAAGAGGAATGCTCCAGTTGGAGTCAAATGCATGGCTCAGGGTGATCCTATCAAGGAAGATCCTTCCGTGCCCTTGACCTCGACCTCGGCCGCTCAACCGCAAATGCCaccgtctcctcctccaccagtTAGCAAGCCTAAG GTGAGTACGAAGTTTGGAGATTTGCTAGCATTCAGCGGTCCAGCTCCCGAGAGGATCAACGGAAGACTAGCCATGGTTGGATTCGTGGCTGCCATCGCGGTGGAGTTGTCAAAGGGGGAGAACGTGTTCGCTCAGATCTCCGACGGTGGCGTCGGGTGGTTTCTTGGGACAACGGCGTTGCTGACGTTGGCATCGATGGTTCCGTTGTTCAAAGGAATAAGGGCGGAGGCAAAGTCAAAAGGGATCATGACGTCAGACGCTGAGCTATGGAACGGTCGTTTCGCGATGCTCGGTCTAGTTGCTTTGGCCTTCACTGAGTACGTCACCGGTGGGACTCTCGTCTAA
- the LOC104723719 gene encoding uncharacterized protein LOC104723719 isoform X4 has protein sequence MKKINRDASINYQVEREFKKLVAYRLKGMINHAKREGEKPDWILSDYWTIIHAHWTTAKAKAMSEKACASRMSDHNGLGPHSHPVGSCSYVKVQAALEAHNEDYFYIVVMKKTHKKHDGTYVDQRARLVAETYEKHVQERLEQLESSGEENVTAENLDKDEKKRFISSSRLLDHLNNVISLDLEHLVRFCHL, from the exons ATG AAAAAGATTAACCGGGATGCTTCTATCAACTATCAAGTTGAACGAGAGTTTAAAAAGCTTGTTGCATATCGCCTCAAAGGAATGATAAACCATGCTAAGAGGGAAGGAGAAAAACCAGATTGGATTTTGTCTGATTATTGGACGATTATACATGCACATTGGAcaacagcaaaagcaaaagcaatgaGTGAGAAGGCTTGTGCTTCTCGAATGTCTGATCACAATGGTTTAGGCCCACATTCTCATCCAGTAGGTTCATGTTCGTATGTCAAAGTTCAAGCTGCTTTG gAAGCACACAACGAAGATTACTTCTATATTGTTGTGATGAAGAAAACACATAAGAAGCATGACGGAACCTATGTTGATCAACGAGCACGATTGGTTGCAGAAACTTATGAAAAGCATGTACAAGAACGCTTGGAACAACTTGAATCTTCTGGTGAAGAGAATGTGACAGCTGAAAATCTTgacaaagatgaaaaaaaaagatttatatcAAG TTCTAGGCTGCTGGATCATCTAAACAATGTCATATCTTTGGACTTGGAGCACTTAGTGAGGTTTTGCCATCTGTAG